The Fructilactobacillus myrtifloralis genome segment GCTATGAATGCATTAAAGTTAAAGCGTTTTGGCAATAGCCATGGAATTATAATACCTAAGACTATTTTAAAACAAATTGGTGTTACTGATGTAGCTAATCAACTATTTAATATAGATATTGATTCAAATAATGGAAAAATTATTTTAAGTAAAAAGAAAAAAAACAATTCATCAGAATTCGATGAATTGTTTGAAGGATTTGATTTAAAATCATATAAAAAAGAAAATCCTGATGATTTTGTTGAGCATTGGGGTAAAAGTGTAGGTAAAGAAGCAATTTAATTCATATTCTCCTTTGTCCAGCTATCATAAAATCTATGATACTGAAGACGTTAAAAGCTGGTATTTTGAAAGGAGATTTTAATGAATCGTAATGATTCTTCTAATCTGTTAGAACAAGGGTCAGTAGTTTGGTGTGATCCAGAACCTTTAGTTGTAGGACACGAACAAGCGGGTAGACGTCCGGTGTTGGT includes the following:
- a CDS encoding AbrB family transcriptional regulator, producing MNALKLKRFGNSHGIIIPKTILKQIGVTDVANQLFNIDIDSNNGKIILSKKKKNNSSEFDELFEGFDLKSYKKENPDDFVEHWGKSVGKEAI